Proteins from a single region of Allocatelliglobosispora scoriae:
- a CDS encoding serine/threonine-protein kinase, whose amino-acid sequence MPRVTPLAAHEPRSAGRYRLLGRLGAGGQGIVYLGEDDAGHRVAVKMINMELTGTPQSKRRFAKEIAAAQQVAPFCTAQVLFADLDAEQPYVVSEFIEGHTLYRQVKEHGPLAANSLYRLAVGTATAIAAIHQAGVVHCDFKPDNVILGADGPRVIDFGIARAFGSDSMNTNVMGTVPYMAPERFRNVDVGPQCDVFAWAATMAFAAAAKPPFGNDGLANVMRRVMDDEPDLSGLTGPLRDLAAECLAKDQHRRPSAQQVLLRLLGHGGGLPATLPLETMLQEGTDAATSILPTLPVQAPPVAAPVPSAPPPVVAGPVVAGPVVGSAAVAPVGVPPSSPRGTDQAVVTAVTAPREQRRATIEPPAPPAPPAERAATAVARPPASLGTRLGRQLGDPWGISTAIFVGTLGAATGYIASTVVSTAALVGGATFTIVYAVRAVAAALLDSGEDTTG is encoded by the coding sequence ATGCCGAGAGTCACCCCCCTGGCGGCTCACGAGCCGCGATCGGCGGGGAGATACCGCCTGCTCGGCCGACTCGGCGCGGGTGGTCAGGGCATCGTCTATCTCGGCGAGGACGATGCCGGGCACCGGGTCGCGGTCAAGATGATCAATATGGAGCTGACCGGGACGCCGCAGTCCAAGCGCCGCTTCGCCAAGGAGATCGCCGCCGCCCAGCAGGTCGCGCCGTTCTGCACGGCCCAGGTCCTCTTCGCCGACCTCGATGCCGAGCAGCCCTACGTGGTGAGCGAGTTCATCGAGGGGCACACCCTTTACCGGCAGGTCAAGGAGCACGGCCCGCTCGCGGCGAACTCGCTCTACCGCCTCGCGGTCGGCACCGCCACCGCGATCGCCGCGATCCACCAGGCGGGGGTGGTGCACTGCGACTTCAAGCCCGACAACGTGATCCTCGGCGCCGACGGGCCCCGCGTGATCGACTTCGGCATCGCCCGGGCTTTCGGCAGCGACTCGATGAACACCAACGTCATGGGCACGGTTCCCTACATGGCGCCGGAGCGCTTCCGCAACGTCGATGTCGGACCGCAGTGCGACGTCTTCGCCTGGGCCGCGACGATGGCGTTCGCCGCCGCCGCCAAGCCGCCCTTCGGCAACGACGGCCTCGCCAACGTGATGCGGCGCGTCATGGACGACGAACCCGATCTGAGCGGCCTCACCGGTCCGCTGCGGGACCTCGCGGCCGAGTGCCTCGCCAAGGACCAGCACCGCCGCCCGTCCGCGCAGCAGGTGCTGCTGCGGCTGCTGGGGCACGGCGGCGGGCTCCCGGCGACGCTGCCGCTGGAGACGATGCTCCAGGAGGGCACCGACGCCGCGACGAGCATCCTGCCGACCCTCCCGGTCCAGGCTCCGCCGGTGGCCGCTCCGGTGCCGTCCGCTCCGCCGCCGGTCGTCGCCGGGCCGGTCGTCGCCGGGCCGGTCGTCGGCTCCGCCGCGGTCGCGCCGGTCGGCGTACCCCCGTCGTCGCCGCGCGGCACCGACCAGGCCGTGGTCACGGCCGTCACCGCGCCCCGCGAGCAGCGCCGGGCCACGATCGAGCCGCCCGCGCCGCCCGCGCCGCCCGCCGAGCGGGCCGCGACCGCCGTCGCCCGGCCGCCCGCATCGCTGGGGACCCGGCTCGGCCGCCAGCTCGGCGATCCGTGGGGCATCTCCACCGCGATCTTCGTCGGTACGCTCGGCGCCGCAACCGGCTACATCGCGTCCACTGTGGTCAGCACCGCCGCGCTGGTCGGTGGCGCCACGTTCACCATCGTGTACGCCGTCCGCGCGGTCGCCGCGGCGTTGCTCGACAGCGGCGAGGACACCACCGGATAG
- a CDS encoding acyl-CoA dehydrogenase family protein, which produces MSGLPETPEIAALMELTCELADKELAPRAADHEERGEFPRELVRTLGRSGLLGLPYPEEFGGAGIAYTAYLRVLEILASRWLAVAEAVSVHTLACYPLAHHGTDEQRRRWLPEMLGGEQLGAYALSEPAGGSDAANLTTRAVLDGDAYAVTGVKAWITHAGVADFYNVFCRTGGPGSGGISCLLADADNPGIQPQARERTMGLRASPVAQVVLDGARVDADRLIGPLDGGFAIAMGALDSGRLGIAACAVGLAQGALDYAIGYARDRQQFGRSIIDFQGVGFLLADASTQIAAARALVQSAAALRDAGKPYSLAAAQSKLFATDVAMKVTTDAVQVLGGAGYVTDHPVERYMREAKVLQIVEGTNQIQRLVISRYLAKGAV; this is translated from the coding sequence ATGAGCGGCCTGCCGGAGACCCCGGAGATCGCCGCGCTGATGGAGCTGACCTGCGAGCTCGCCGACAAGGAGCTCGCACCGAGAGCAGCCGACCACGAGGAGCGCGGCGAGTTCCCCCGGGAGCTGGTCCGCACCCTCGGCCGCAGCGGGCTGCTGGGGCTGCCCTACCCGGAGGAGTTCGGCGGGGCCGGGATCGCCTACACGGCGTACCTGCGGGTGCTCGAGATCCTCGCCTCGCGCTGGCTGGCGGTGGCCGAGGCCGTCAGCGTGCACACCCTCGCCTGCTACCCGCTGGCCCATCACGGCACCGATGAGCAGCGGCGGCGCTGGCTGCCGGAGATGCTCGGCGGCGAGCAGCTCGGCGCCTACGCCCTCTCCGAGCCGGCCGGCGGGTCCGACGCCGCCAACCTCACCACCCGGGCGGTCCTCGACGGCGACGCCTACGCGGTGACGGGGGTCAAGGCCTGGATCACCCATGCCGGGGTCGCCGACTTCTACAACGTCTTCTGCCGCACCGGCGGGCCCGGCAGCGGCGGCATCTCCTGCCTGCTCGCCGACGCCGACAACCCCGGCATCCAGCCGCAGGCCCGGGAGCGGACGATGGGGCTGCGGGCGTCGCCGGTCGCCCAGGTCGTCCTCGACGGCGCCCGGGTCGACGCCGACCGGCTGATCGGCCCGCTCGACGGCGGCTTCGCCATCGCCATGGGCGCCCTCGACAGCGGCCGCCTCGGCATCGCTGCCTGCGCGGTCGGCCTGGCCCAGGGCGCGCTCGACTACGCGATCGGCTATGCCCGCGACCGCCAGCAGTTCGGCCGGAGCATCATCGACTTCCAGGGCGTCGGCTTCCTGCTCGCCGACGCCTCGACACAGATCGCGGCGGCCCGGGCGCTGGTCCAGTCGGCGGCGGCGCTGCGGGACGCGGGCAAGCCCTACTCGCTCGCGGCGGCGCAGTCGAAGCTCTTCGCGACCGACGTGGCGATGAAGGTGACGACCGACGCCGTGCAGGTGCTCGGCGGGGCCGGCTACGTCACCGACCACCCGGTCGAGCGCTACATGCGTGAGGCGAAGGTGCTCCAGATCGTCGAGGGCACCAACCAGATCCAGCGGTTGGTGATCTCGCGCTATCTCGCCAAGGGCGCCGTTTAA
- a CDS encoding zinc-binding dehydrogenase, translating into MRATVIYAPKDIRIQEVPDPQITEPGDAIVRVTHACICGSDLWAYQGVAGREPGQRIGHEFLGVVEAVGPGVATLRPGQTVVAPFVWSDGTCEFCREGLQTSCPVGGFWGQVGSDGGQGEAVRVPVADGTLVALPDGLDDATLVKVLALADVMSTGHHAARAAGARPGATVAVVGDGAVGLCGVLAARRLGAERIIALGRHASRTAIARRFGATDVIAERGDEAIAAVQELTGGTGAHAVIEAVGTEESMRTAIGAARDGGFVGYVGVPHGGPAGVEIGQMFDRNVGLRGGVAPARAYIPELLADVLAGTLDASPVFDMSVGLAGVPQGYAAMNDRSALKVLIRP; encoded by the coding sequence ATGCGCGCCACTGTGATCTACGCACCGAAGGACATCCGCATCCAGGAGGTGCCCGACCCGCAGATCACCGAACCCGGTGACGCGATCGTCCGGGTCACCCACGCCTGCATCTGCGGCAGCGACCTCTGGGCCTACCAGGGCGTCGCCGGCCGCGAGCCGGGGCAGCGGATCGGGCACGAGTTCCTCGGCGTCGTCGAGGCGGTCGGACCGGGTGTCGCCACGCTGCGCCCCGGGCAGACCGTCGTGGCGCCCTTCGTCTGGTCCGACGGGACGTGCGAGTTCTGCCGGGAGGGGCTGCAGACCTCGTGCCCCGTCGGCGGTTTCTGGGGGCAGGTCGGCTCCGACGGCGGTCAGGGCGAGGCGGTCCGGGTCCCCGTCGCCGACGGCACCCTGGTGGCGCTGCCGGACGGGCTCGACGACGCGACCCTGGTCAAGGTGCTCGCGCTCGCCGATGTCATGTCGACCGGCCACCACGCCGCGCGGGCGGCCGGTGCCCGGCCGGGTGCCACCGTCGCCGTCGTGGGGGACGGTGCGGTCGGCCTGTGCGGTGTGCTCGCCGCCCGACGCCTCGGCGCCGAGCGGATCATCGCGCTCGGCCGCCACGCGTCGCGGACGGCGATCGCCCGGCGCTTCGGCGCCACCGACGTCATCGCCGAGCGCGGTGACGAGGCGATCGCGGCGGTCCAGGAGCTCACCGGCGGCACCGGCGCGCACGCGGTGATCGAGGCCGTGGGCACGGAGGAATCGATGCGTACGGCGATCGGCGCCGCCCGCGACGGCGGGTTCGTCGGCTACGTGGGTGTGCCGCACGGCGGCCCGGCCGGTGTCGAGATCGGGCAGATGTTCGACCGCAACGTGGGCCTGCGCGGGGGAGTGGCGCCCGCCCGCGCCTACATCCCGGAGCTCCTCGCCGACGTGCTCGCCGGGACATTGGACGCGTCCCCGGTCTTCGACATGTCGGTGGGGCTGGCCGGCGTACCGCAGGGGTACGCGGCGATGAACGACCGTTCAGCGCTGAAGGTCTTGATCAGGCCGTGA
- a CDS encoding Lrp/AsnC family transcriptional regulator, protein MEETDRSIVAALSADGRMSYTDLAEKVGLSVSAVHQRVRRLEQRGVITGYAAKVNFEEIGLPLTALVAIRPFDPAQPDDAPEKLAHLPQIDSCYSVAGEDFYLLLVRVASPSDLEKLLQEIRTSANVTTRTTVVLSTPYEQRPPSVS, encoded by the coding sequence GTGGAGGAGACCGACCGCTCGATCGTGGCAGCCCTCTCCGCTGACGGCCGGATGTCCTACACCGACCTCGCGGAGAAGGTGGGCCTCTCGGTGTCCGCCGTCCACCAGCGGGTTCGGCGCCTGGAGCAGCGCGGCGTCATCACCGGTTACGCCGCGAAGGTCAACTTCGAGGAGATCGGGCTGCCGCTGACCGCGCTGGTCGCGATCCGCCCCTTCGACCCGGCCCAGCCCGACGACGCCCCCGAGAAGCTGGCGCACCTGCCGCAGATCGACTCGTGCTACTCGGTCGCGGGCGAGGATTTCTACCTCCTGCTCGTGCGGGTCGCCTCGCCGTCGGACCTGGAGAAGCTGCTCCAGGAGATCCGCACCTCGGCCAACGTCACCACCCGGACCACGGTCGTGCTCTCCACCCCCTATGAGCAGCGCCCGCCCAGCGTGAGCTGA
- a CDS encoding ABC-F family ATP-binding cassette domain-containing protein, giving the protein MSATLVAKSLAAGHGERVLFADLDLVVAPGDVIGLVGVNGAGKSTLLRLLAGIDTPEEGAIALSPPTATVGHLPQEPDRREGESVGGFLARRTGVAAAQQALDAAAEALGVGGPGADDAYADALERWLALGGADLDERAGTVAAEIGLGVSLDHPMTALSGGQAARAGMASLLLSRYDIFLLDEPTNDLDLAGLDRLERFVIELRAGTVLISHDREFLARTATRIVELDLAQQQVREYGGGYAGYLVEREIARKHARDDYEQYADTRAALVERGNMQRSWMEKGVKNARRKAPDNDKIGRKFRSEATEKQASKARQTERMIERLEVVEEPRKEWELRMEIAVAPRAGAVVATLNGAVVHRGGFTLGPVDLRIDWADRVAITGANGSGKSTLIAALLGRVPVDAGSAALGPGVVVGEVDQARARFFGAERLLDAFGAAVPDTEPAEVRTLLAKFGLRAAHVLRPASTLSPGERTRAALALLQARGVNLLVLDEPTNHLDLPAIEQLESALDSFPGTLLLVTHDRQLLSAVRTNRHVEVDAGRVTSS; this is encoded by the coding sequence GTGAGCGCCACCCTTGTCGCCAAGTCCCTCGCCGCCGGTCACGGTGAGCGCGTCCTCTTCGCCGACCTCGACCTCGTCGTGGCGCCCGGCGACGTGATCGGACTGGTCGGCGTCAACGGCGCGGGCAAGTCCACGCTGCTGCGCCTGCTCGCCGGGATCGACACCCCGGAGGAGGGCGCCATCGCGCTGAGCCCGCCGACCGCCACCGTCGGCCACCTGCCGCAGGAGCCCGATCGCCGCGAGGGCGAGTCGGTCGGCGGGTTCCTCGCTCGGCGTACCGGTGTCGCCGCCGCTCAGCAGGCCCTCGACGCCGCCGCCGAGGCACTCGGGGTGGGCGGTCCCGGCGCGGACGACGCCTACGCCGACGCGCTGGAGCGGTGGCTCGCCCTCGGCGGCGCCGACCTCGACGAGCGCGCCGGGACCGTCGCGGCGGAGATCGGCCTCGGCGTGAGCCTGGACCACCCGATGACGGCGCTCTCCGGCGGCCAGGCCGCCCGCGCCGGGATGGCATCGCTGCTGCTCAGCCGCTACGACATCTTCCTGCTCGACGAGCCCACCAACGACCTGGACCTGGCGGGACTGGACCGGCTGGAGCGCTTCGTCATCGAGCTGCGCGCCGGGACCGTGCTGATCAGCCACGACCGGGAGTTCCTCGCGCGGACGGCGACCCGGATCGTCGAGCTGGACCTCGCCCAGCAGCAGGTGCGCGAGTACGGCGGCGGGTACGCCGGCTACCTCGTCGAGCGGGAGATCGCCCGCAAGCACGCCCGCGACGACTACGAGCAGTACGCCGACACCCGCGCCGCCCTCGTCGAGCGCGGCAACATGCAGCGCTCCTGGATGGAGAAGGGTGTCAAGAACGCCCGCCGCAAGGCGCCCGACAACGACAAGATCGGGCGCAAGTTCCGCAGCGAGGCGACGGAGAAGCAGGCCTCGAAGGCGCGCCAGACCGAGCGGATGATCGAGCGGCTGGAGGTGGTGGAGGAGCCCCGCAAGGAGTGGGAGCTGCGGATGGAGATCGCCGTGGCGCCCCGGGCCGGTGCCGTCGTCGCCACCCTCAACGGTGCCGTGGTGCACCGGGGCGGGTTCACCCTCGGCCCCGTGGACCTGCGCATCGACTGGGCCGACCGGGTCGCCATCACCGGCGCCAACGGCTCCGGCAAGTCGACGTTGATCGCGGCGCTGCTCGGTCGCGTACCCGTCGATGCAGGGAGTGCGGCGCTCGGACCGGGAGTCGTCGTCGGCGAGGTGGACCAGGCCAGGGCGCGGTTCTTCGGCGCGGAGCGCCTGCTGGACGCCTTCGGCGCGGCCGTGCCCGACACGGAGCCCGCGGAGGTCCGCACGCTGCTGGCGAAGTTCGGCCTGCGCGCGGCGCACGTGCTGCGACCGGCGTCGACGCTGTCGCCCGGCGAGCGGACCCGGGCCGCGCTCGCGCTGCTGCAGGCCCGCGGGGTCAACCTGCTCGTCCTCGACGAGCCCACCAACCACCTGGACCTGCCCGCGATCGAGCAGCTGGAGTCGGCGCTCGACTCCTTCCCCGGCACGCTGCTGCTCGTCACCCACGACCGGCAGCTGCTCTCGGCGGTGCGCACCAACCGGCACGTCGAGGTCGACGCCGGCCGGGTCACCAGCTCCTGA
- a CDS encoding histidine phosphatase family protein: MREIVLIRHGQTEWSLAGRHTSHTDLPLTAEGERQAAALAPRLAGRAFAAIYASPMARAQRTAKLAGLEVTDTDTDLREWEYGSYEGITTPEIRLTSPGWTVWRDGCPGGEAPSQVAARADRVLDRARTLLPGGDVALVGHGHMLRVLVARWLGLPPAGGELFRLETGTLSVLGYERETPVLLRWNA; this comes from the coding sequence ATGCGCGAGATCGTTCTCATCCGGCACGGGCAGACCGAGTGGTCGCTCGCCGGTCGGCACACGTCCCACACCGACCTGCCGCTGACCGCCGAGGGCGAGCGGCAGGCCGCCGCGCTCGCGCCGAGGCTGGCCGGGCGGGCGTTCGCCGCGATCTACGCCAGCCCCATGGCCCGCGCCCAGCGCACCGCGAAGCTCGCCGGACTCGAGGTCACCGACACCGACACCGACCTGCGCGAATGGGAGTACGGCTCCTATGAGGGCATCACCACGCCGGAGATCCGGCTGACGAGTCCCGGGTGGACGGTGTGGCGGGACGGCTGCCCCGGCGGCGAAGCGCCCTCCCAGGTCGCCGCGCGGGCGGACCGGGTGCTGGACCGGGCCCGGACGCTGCTGCCGGGCGGGGATGTCGCGCTCGTCGGCCACGGCCACATGCTGCGGGTCCTGGTGGCCCGGTGGCTGGGCCTGCCGCCCGCCGGCGGCGAGTTGTTCCGGTTGGAGACCGGCACGCTGTCGGTGCTCGGTTACGAGCGCGAGACTCCGGTCCTGCTCCGCTGGAACGCCTGA
- a CDS encoding low temperature requirement protein A has product MSEAAVGTSERHASWLELFFDLVVVVAVAQLAHLLHGGPGIGKVGLFVLLYYAVWSVWTSFTLYANVAGGRTRARSMLLAMFGIAVMAASIPEVTHDRGAVFAIAYVVCKWLAMGTWRRTGTILTAWPAAQLGAGFVPWVISIWVEPPARYWLWAVGIALEIGLSMAQGRNPAHLLAEARAKEEFSERARITNAARKAQRGRPQRREREPLRLIPAVVDGSHLRERLGLFIIIVLGEAVAQVVGAAAEVEWSRALWFTALAGFGLLVCLWWLALAYGSSAVPIGTRQTPPWLAIPAHFAMTLGITATAAGLGSMAEHPDGHMGTSMRWILCGGMALYFATLLATGVATKAPAQWIVGFSVPAVALPLLLGLAGGALPAWTLAVGLLAAAGWQAAYPKLAERQAARLSGEVPPGELR; this is encoded by the coding sequence ATGAGCGAAGCCGCCGTCGGGACCAGCGAGCGCCACGCGAGCTGGCTCGAACTCTTCTTCGATCTCGTCGTCGTGGTCGCCGTCGCGCAGCTCGCCCACCTGCTGCACGGCGGCCCGGGGATCGGCAAGGTCGGCCTGTTCGTGCTGCTCTACTACGCCGTCTGGAGCGTGTGGACGAGCTTCACTCTCTACGCCAATGTGGCGGGTGGGCGGACGAGGGCCCGGTCGATGCTGCTGGCGATGTTCGGGATCGCCGTCATGGCCGCCTCGATCCCCGAGGTCACCCACGACCGGGGCGCGGTCTTCGCGATCGCCTACGTCGTGTGCAAGTGGCTGGCGATGGGCACTTGGCGGCGTACCGGGACGATTCTGACGGCCTGGCCCGCCGCGCAGCTCGGGGCGGGCTTCGTGCCCTGGGTGATCTCGATCTGGGTCGAGCCTCCGGCCCGCTACTGGCTCTGGGCGGTCGGCATCGCCCTGGAGATCGGGCTCTCGATGGCCCAGGGCCGCAACCCGGCGCACCTGCTCGCCGAGGCGCGGGCCAAGGAGGAGTTCAGCGAGCGGGCCCGGATCACCAACGCGGCGCGCAAGGCGCAGCGCGGGCGGCCGCAGCGCCGCGAACGGGAGCCGCTGCGCCTCATCCCGGCCGTCGTCGACGGCTCCCACCTGCGGGAACGGCTCGGACTCTTCATCATCATCGTGCTCGGCGAGGCGGTCGCCCAGGTCGTCGGCGCGGCCGCCGAGGTCGAGTGGAGCCGGGCGCTGTGGTTCACCGCTCTCGCCGGTTTCGGGCTGCTCGTCTGCCTGTGGTGGCTGGCGCTGGCCTACGGCTCCAGCGCCGTGCCGATCGGCACCCGGCAGACGCCGCCCTGGCTCGCCATCCCGGCCCACTTCGCGATGACGCTCGGCATCACCGCCACCGCTGCCGGGCTGGGCTCGATGGCCGAGCACCCCGACGGGCACATGGGCACGAGCATGCGCTGGATCCTCTGCGGCGGGATGGCCCTCTACTTCGCCACCCTGCTCGCGACCGGTGTCGCGACGAAGGCACCGGCACAGTGGATCGTCGGCTTCTCGGTCCCGGCCGTGGCCCTGCCGCTGCTGCTGGGGCTGGCGGGCGGCGCGCTGCCGGCCTGGACGCTCGCGGTCGGGCTCCTCGCCGCGGCGGGGTGGCAGGCCGCCTACCCGAAGCTCGCCGAGCGGCAGGCGGCTCGCTTGTCCGGCGAGGTGCCTCCGGGGGAGCTACGGTGA
- a CDS encoding septal ring lytic transglycosylase RlpA family protein, with protein sequence MPGRHTAEFPKPDFDQKPADPKPTFDKPAPRHARSGPLLPLASAAVATVILAGGAYSVSQMSFEPDGQATLAIDREPGHVSRNLQRDAAPSPSASASPTAIPTPSVTPTPSPTKAVVKPSPTPKSRVVSSGSCEASFYDEPQGTANGEVFDPTAMTAAHKTLKFNSRVRVTNIANGKSVIVRINDRGPYIDGRCLDLSSAAFAKIASLGAGHAEVRYEVLG encoded by the coding sequence TTGCCAGGCAGACATACGGCTGAGTTCCCGAAGCCCGACTTCGACCAGAAGCCGGCCGACCCGAAGCCGACGTTCGACAAGCCGGCTCCCCGGCACGCCCGCAGTGGACCGCTGCTCCCGCTCGCCTCGGCGGCGGTGGCGACCGTGATCCTCGCCGGCGGCGCCTACAGCGTCAGCCAGATGAGCTTCGAGCCCGACGGCCAGGCCACCCTCGCCATCGACCGGGAGCCCGGGCACGTCTCCCGCAACCTGCAGCGCGACGCGGCCCCGTCGCCGTCGGCATCGGCGTCGCCCACGGCGATCCCGACGCCCTCGGTCACGCCGACGCCGTCGCCGACGAAGGCGGTCGTCAAGCCGTCCCCCACGCCGAAGAGCAGGGTCGTCTCCTCCGGCAGCTGCGAGGCGTCGTTCTACGACGAGCCGCAGGGCACCGCGAACGGCGAGGTCTTCGACCCGACCGCGATGACCGCCGCGCACAAGACCCTCAAGTTCAACTCCCGGGTCCGCGTCACCAACATCGCCAACGGCAAGTCGGTGATCGTGCGCATCAACGACCGCGGCCCCTACATCGACGGCCGCTGCCTCGACCTGTCGAGCGCGGCGTTCGCGAAGATCGCGAGCCTGGGCGCGGGCCACGCGGAGGTCAGGTACGAGGTGCTCGGCTAG
- a CDS encoding class I SAM-dependent methyltransferase — MSDELIETRATYDVIAPEFAKVVATGYPGLHQDVARMREAVGPQAWVADIGCGPGRDSALLRESGLRVVSLDLSEGMLRAGDLRGKVQADMRALPLRGGSLDGIWCQAALLHIPRGYAPSVLAGFACVLRPGGRLHLSVAAGESQGWEVAENYASPQRRWFTYHTRPGIEALLTAAGFAVAEVREHEHHRSWLTIAAHTAI; from the coding sequence ATGAGCGACGAGCTGATCGAGACCCGGGCCACCTATGACGTGATCGCACCCGAGTTCGCCAAGGTCGTCGCGACCGGCTATCCCGGCCTTCACCAGGACGTGGCCCGCATGCGCGAGGCCGTCGGACCGCAGGCGTGGGTCGCCGACATCGGCTGCGGCCCCGGCCGCGACTCCGCCCTGCTGCGCGAGTCCGGCCTGCGGGTCGTCTCGCTCGACCTCTCCGAGGGCATGCTGCGCGCGGGCGACCTCCGCGGCAAGGTCCAGGCCGACATGCGGGCCCTGCCGCTGCGCGGTGGGTCGCTCGACGGGATCTGGTGCCAGGCCGCGCTTCTCCACATTCCCCGGGGGTACGCCCCCAGCGTCCTCGCCGGATTCGCCTGCGTGCTGCGGCCGGGCGGGCGCCTGCACCTCAGCGTCGCGGCGGGGGAGTCGCAGGGCTGGGAGGTGGCGGAGAACTACGCCTCGCCTCAGCGTCGATGGTTCACCTATCACACCCGGCCGGGCATCGAGGCGCTGCTCACGGCCGCCGGGTTCGCCGTCGCCGAGGTGCGCGAGCACGAGCACCACCGGTCGTGGCTGACGATCGCGGCGCACACCGCCATTTGA
- the smpB gene encoding SsrA-binding protein SmpB: MGRETGRKLIASNRKALHDYAIVKTYEAGLVLRGTEIKAVRQGKVSLVDAFGQERDGELMLHNLYIAEYWYGTWTNHQPRRTRKLLLHRSEIDKILTKVREGGMTLVPLTMYIENGWAKVELGLAKGKRDFDKRQTLATRDANREIARELGRHLKGIPKGRDR, encoded by the coding sequence GTGGGAAGAGAGACCGGTCGCAAGCTCATCGCCTCGAACCGGAAGGCGCTGCACGACTACGCCATCGTCAAGACCTACGAGGCGGGGCTCGTGCTGCGCGGCACCGAGATCAAGGCGGTCCGCCAGGGCAAGGTGTCGCTGGTCGACGCCTTCGGCCAGGAGCGCGACGGCGAGCTGATGCTGCACAACCTCTACATCGCGGAGTACTGGTACGGCACGTGGACCAACCACCAGCCCCGGCGGACGCGCAAGCTGCTGCTGCACCGGTCGGAGATCGACAAGATCCTCACCAAGGTACGCGAGGGCGGCATGACCCTCGTCCCGCTGACGATGTATATCGAGAACGGCTGGGCGAAGGTCGAACTGGGGCTGGCGAAGGGCAAGCGCGACTTCGACAAGCGGCAGACCCTCGCCACCCGCGACGCCAACCGGGAGATCGCCCGGGAGCTGGGCCGCCATCTCAAGGGCATCCCCAAGGGCCGCGACCGCTGA
- a CDS encoding winged helix DNA-binding domain-containing protein — MLTRRALNRALLARQLLLERSAMGPLDAIEHLVGLQAQSPNPPYVGLWSRLAQFELGELTGLLESRQAVRVALMRSSVHLVSARDAVAIRPLVQAAQYGGLPGFDLAEVARLTREHLADRPLTLGELGTLLAQRWPDLKANALGASARVAVPLVQVPPSGLWGAVGQPVYTAMESWLGDQPAAPSMTVADLITLYLTAFGPATVDDMEAWSGLTHLHEVTELLGDRLVTHRGEDGDELFDLPDAPLPDPETPAPGRFIADFDNILLAHDDPSRIMTQEQYRTIFKTPGLIPGTVLVDGFVRAIWKITWLKGAATLVVRPFSQIPTVDRSELIEEGYRLLAFAAADATAHDVRFNSGDRDR; from the coding sequence ATGCTGACCCGTCGTGCGCTCAACCGTGCCCTGCTCGCCCGCCAGCTCCTGCTGGAGCGGTCGGCGATGGGACCGCTCGACGCGATCGAGCACCTCGTCGGGCTCCAGGCGCAGTCGCCGAACCCGCCCTACGTCGGGCTGTGGTCGCGGCTGGCGCAGTTCGAGCTCGGCGAGCTGACGGGGCTGCTGGAGAGCCGGCAGGCCGTCCGGGTGGCGCTCATGCGCTCCTCGGTGCACCTGGTGAGCGCCCGCGACGCCGTGGCGATCCGACCCCTGGTCCAGGCGGCGCAGTACGGCGGCCTGCCCGGCTTCGACCTCGCCGAGGTGGCCCGGCTGACCCGGGAGCACCTCGCGGACCGGCCGCTGACCCTCGGCGAGCTCGGCACCCTGCTCGCGCAGCGCTGGCCGGATCTGAAGGCGAACGCGCTCGGTGCGTCCGCCCGGGTGGCGGTACCGCTGGTCCAGGTGCCGCCGAGCGGGCTCTGGGGCGCCGTCGGGCAGCCGGTCTACACGGCGATGGAGTCGTGGCTCGGCGACCAGCCCGCCGCGCCCTCGATGACGGTCGCCGACCTGATCACGCTCTACCTCACCGCCTTCGGACCGGCCACGGTCGACGACATGGAGGCCTGGTCGGGCCTGACCCACCTGCACGAGGTGACCGAGCTGCTCGGCGACAGGCTGGTGACCCACCGCGGCGAGGACGGCGACGAGCTCTTCGACCTGCCGGACGCACCGCTGCCGGATCCGGAGACCCCGGCACCGGGCCGCTTCATCGCCGACTTCGACAACATCCTGCTCGCCCACGACGACCCGAGCCGGATCATGACGCAGGAGCAGTACCGGACCATCTTCAAGACTCCCGGCCTGATTCCGGGGACGGTGCTGGTCGACGGGTTCGTCCGCGCCATCTGGAAGATCACCTGGCTGAAGGGCGCCGCGACGCTGGTGGTCCGGCCGTTCAGCCAGATCCCCACCGTCGACCGGAGCGAGCTGATCGAGGAGGGCTACCGGCTGCTCGCCTTCGCCGCCGCCGACGCGACCGCCCATGACGTGCGGTTCAACTCCGGCGACCGGGACCGATAG